One stretch of Planococcus sp. PAMC 21323 DNA includes these proteins:
- the mreBH gene encoding rod-share determining protein MreBH, with the protein MFSATAIGIDLGTANILVYTKEKGIIINEPSMVALDTKTRSVLAIGNEAKAMLGKTPDSILIVRPLKDGVIADFDVTRELLTIIMQRASKQLGSAFRKPTVMVCTPSGATKVERREIHDAVKKSGAKTVHLIEETVAAAIGANLPISEPIASVIVDIGGGTTEVGIISFGGVVSSNTVKVAGDRMDEDIIHYVRKHYNVLIGERTAENIKKEIGYAPISHEVEQMDIRGRDILTGLPKTVTLSSLETQDALKESLSAILECIRATLENCPAELSGDMVDQGVVISGGGALLKGMQEWLSKEISVPVHIAPNPLESVAIGTGLSLGMIKQLEKMSH; encoded by the coding sequence ATGTTTTCTGCAACAGCTATTGGGATCGATTTAGGAACTGCAAATATATTAGTTTACACAAAAGAAAAAGGCATTATCATAAATGAACCTTCAATGGTTGCACTGGATACAAAAACGAGATCGGTTTTAGCCATCGGTAATGAAGCAAAAGCCATGCTTGGAAAAACCCCTGATTCTATTCTTATTGTCCGTCCTTTAAAAGATGGCGTCATTGCAGACTTCGATGTAACTAGAGAATTATTGACAATTATTATGCAAAGAGCTTCTAAACAATTGGGTAGTGCTTTTCGTAAACCTACCGTCATGGTTTGTACCCCTTCCGGAGCTACTAAGGTAGAACGCCGTGAAATTCATGATGCGGTCAAAAAAAGTGGCGCTAAAACTGTTCACTTGATAGAAGAAACTGTAGCAGCTGCCATTGGCGCAAATTTACCGATCAGTGAACCCATCGCAAGTGTCATTGTTGATATTGGCGGAGGCACCACAGAAGTCGGCATTATCTCTTTTGGTGGCGTAGTGTCATCAAATACTGTCAAAGTGGCTGGCGATCGTATGGACGAAGACATTATCCATTATGTTCGTAAACATTACAATGTGTTAATCGGTGAACGTACCGCTGAGAATATTAAAAAAGAAATTGGCTATGCACCCATTTCACATGAAGTTGAACAGATGGACATACGTGGCCGCGATATTTTGACAGGTTTACCTAAAACCGTCACTTTAAGTTCTCTTGAAACCCAAGATGCACTTAAAGAATCATTATCTGCCATTCTCGAATGCATTCGTGCGACATTGGAAAACTGTCCAGCTGAATTGTCAGGCGATATGGTTGACCAAGGCGTAGTTATTTCCGGCGGCGGCGCCTTATTAAAAGGAATGCAAGAATGGCTATCAAAAGAAATTTCAGTGCCTGTCCACATTGCACCAAATCCTTTAGAATCTGTCGCTATTGGAACTGGGTTATCACTCGGAATGATTAAACAATTAGAAAAAATGTCACATTAA
- a CDS encoding GNAT family N-acetyltransferase — protein sequence MNLLFEGQTCYLRSLTVEDAEDMVQLLLRNREYWSVYEPSHRDSYFTPAVQREKIRESIYQARENREYSVGIFEHNTKKLIGHISVYSVKRMPFLSALVGYSIDEAYVGKGIATEAVKLMAIFGFEQLRLHRIEAYVSPDNLGSIRVLEKTGFHQEGMLKQFLYINGEWKDHYYYAMMEQEF from the coding sequence ATGAACTTGCTTTTTGAAGGACAGACTTGTTACCTGCGTAGCCTAACTGTAGAAGATGCAGAAGACATGGTGCAATTGCTGTTACGCAATCGAGAATATTGGTCAGTTTATGAACCGAGTCACCGCGATAGCTATTTTACACCAGCCGTTCAACGAGAAAAAATTCGAGAGTCGATTTATCAAGCGAGAGAAAATCGGGAATATAGCGTAGGGATTTTTGAACATAATACAAAAAAACTAATTGGTCATATTTCGGTTTATAGTGTCAAACGGATGCCTTTTTTAAGCGCTTTAGTTGGCTATTCAATCGATGAGGCATATGTTGGCAAAGGGATAGCTACTGAAGCTGTTAAACTAATGGCCATATTTGGTTTTGAACAATTGCGTCTTCACCGAATCGAGGCATATGTCTCACCAGACAATCTCGGTTCGATTCGAGTTTTGGAGAAAACTGGATTTCATCAAGAGGGTATGTTAAAACAGTTTCTTTATATTAATGGTGAATGGAAAGACCATTACTATTACGCGATGATGGAACAAGAGTTTTGA
- a CDS encoding M3 family oligoendopeptidase yields the protein MTVKYPETWDLDTLFPGGSESKELRLHMNQAKTMLTEFEKLVQSFSVPTAKEDAQKVFDLLEKLSEVMRHLSQSGAFIGCLMAQNTQDKKAGILESEAASLSARFQNSFQKIQQDLTKTEDEVWTQLVNEELLRKFTFVLNEWREEAKQLLSEKEESLITSLSTDGYHGWGQLYDMLVGEINVTVTVDGKTKSLSVGQANNLSSHKDPAVRQESYEKLEEAWTEKEEFFAKTLNSIGGFRLEIYKKRGWVNVLQEPLHINRMKQETLDAMWGAISKNKQPFVDYLAKKAELLGKDGLDWYDVDAPVTESTQQLSYQEGAEFILKQFGKFGPELEYFAKQAFEKGWIEAEDRPNKRPGGFCTGLPLSEESRIFMTYSGSMSNVATLAHELGHAFHSYALRPVHSLNRSYAMNVAETASTFAEMIVADAAVKNAQSKEEKIALLEDKVQRSVAFFMNIHSRFLFETRFYEERKKGVVPAARLNELMEQAQEEGFAGGLASTHPHFWASKLHFYITQVPFYNFPYTFGYLFSLSVYAKALEAESSFEEKYMALLRDTAVMSAEDLAMKHLGEDITQQAFWEKGIALCVQDAEEFISLTSAES from the coding sequence ATGACAGTGAAATATCCAGAAACATGGGATTTAGATACACTATTTCCAGGGGGCAGTGAATCTAAAGAATTGCGGTTACATATGAACCAAGCAAAAACGATGCTTACTGAGTTTGAAAAATTAGTGCAAAGCTTTAGCGTACCTACTGCAAAGGAAGATGCTCAAAAAGTTTTTGATTTGCTAGAAAAATTAAGCGAAGTGATGAGGCATCTAAGTCAATCGGGTGCATTTATCGGGTGTTTAATGGCGCAGAATACACAAGATAAAAAAGCTGGAATTCTAGAAAGTGAAGCGGCTTCTTTATCAGCTCGTTTTCAGAATTCTTTTCAAAAAATCCAGCAAGATTTAACAAAGACTGAAGACGAAGTATGGACACAGTTAGTAAATGAAGAATTGCTGCGAAAATTTACATTTGTATTGAATGAGTGGCGAGAAGAGGCTAAACAGCTACTTTCTGAAAAAGAGGAAAGTTTGATTACATCGTTAAGTACTGATGGGTATCATGGATGGGGCCAATTATACGATATGCTGGTTGGCGAAATTAATGTCACAGTAACTGTGGATGGAAAGACAAAATCATTATCGGTTGGACAAGCGAATAATTTAAGCTCTCATAAAGATCCAGCTGTTCGCCAAGAATCTTATGAAAAACTAGAAGAAGCTTGGACGGAAAAAGAAGAATTTTTTGCAAAAACGCTAAATTCTATTGGAGGATTCCGACTCGAAATTTACAAAAAGCGCGGATGGGTAAATGTTTTACAAGAACCCTTGCATATAAACCGTATGAAGCAAGAAACATTAGATGCTATGTGGGGAGCAATCAGCAAAAATAAACAACCATTTGTCGATTATTTAGCTAAAAAAGCTGAGTTGCTTGGCAAAGATGGTTTGGACTGGTATGACGTAGATGCTCCAGTAACCGAAAGTACTCAGCAACTTTCCTACCAAGAAGGAGCAGAATTTATCTTAAAGCAATTTGGTAAGTTTGGTCCTGAATTAGAGTATTTTGCAAAACAAGCGTTTGAAAAAGGGTGGATTGAAGCGGAAGATCGTCCAAACAAACGACCAGGTGGTTTTTGCACAGGTTTGCCATTAAGTGAAGAGTCGCGTATTTTTATGACTTATAGCGGATCTATGTCGAACGTGGCTACGTTAGCACACGAACTCGGTCACGCTTTCCATTCTTATGCACTACGACCTGTACATTCGTTAAATCGTTCGTATGCCATGAACGTAGCAGAAACAGCTTCTACATTTGCGGAAATGATCGTTGCAGATGCCGCAGTGAAAAATGCGCAGTCTAAGGAAGAAAAAATCGCTTTACTAGAAGACAAAGTTCAGAGAAGCGTGGCATTCTTTATGAATATCCATTCTCGTTTCCTATTTGAAACACGATTTTATGAAGAACGGAAAAAAGGTGTTGTTCCTGCAGCTCGACTAAATGAATTGATGGAACAAGCTCAAGAAGAAGGATTTGCCGGAGGGTTAGCTTCAACACACCCACATTTCTGGGCATCTAAACTTCATTTTTATATAACTCAAGTACCATTTTATAACTTCCCTTATACGTTTGGATACTTATTCTCGTTAAGTGTGTATGCTAAAGCTTTAGAAGCAGAAAGCAGCTTTGAAGAAAAGTATATGGCTTTGCTTCGTGATACAGCAGTCATGTCTGCGGAAGATTTAGCGATGAAACATTTAGGCGAAGATATTACACAACAGGCCTTTTGGGAAAAAGGAATCGCTTTGTGTGTTCAAGATGCCGAAGAATTCATTTCACTAACATCTGCTGAGTCTTGA
- a CDS encoding beta-class carbonic anhydrase translates to MALLDQILEYNEEFVKEKRYEQYMTTKFPDKKVVILTCMDTRLFEMLPKAMNFKNGDVKIVKSAGAVINHPFGGIMRSLIVAVYELNADEIYIIGHHDCGMSAIKPNEILDKMVSRGIDPQTIEMMEYSGVDLEGWLRGFDDVTESVAHSVNMVRHHPLLDKNVPVHGLVIDPTTGKLDVVVDGNENR, encoded by the coding sequence ATGGCTTTATTAGATCAAATTTTGGAGTACAATGAAGAGTTCGTGAAAGAAAAACGGTACGAACAATATATGACGACTAAATTTCCAGATAAAAAAGTTGTTATTTTAACTTGCATGGATACACGACTTTTTGAAATGCTACCAAAAGCAATGAATTTCAAAAACGGCGATGTGAAAATTGTTAAAAGTGCCGGAGCTGTTATTAACCATCCATTCGGTGGCATTATGCGCAGCCTGATTGTAGCTGTATATGAACTAAATGCAGATGAAATTTATATTATCGGACACCACGACTGTGGCATGTCTGCGATTAAACCAAATGAAATTCTGGATAAGATGGTATCTCGAGGAATCGATCCACAAACTATAGAAATGATGGAGTATTCAGGAGTAGATTTAGAAGGTTGGCTTCGCGGATTTGATGATGTGACGGAAAGTGTTGCCCATAGTGTTAACATGGTTCGCCATCACCCACTATTAGATAAAAACGTTCCTGTTCATGGACTAGTCATTGACCCAACAACAGGGAAATTAGATGTTGTCGTCGATGGCAACGAAAACCGCTGA
- a CDS encoding DinB family protein, with translation MNKDKLFSYHKWASQACLEHVQTLGEEYYIKEGANSFSSIQETTEHVLGVEKLWLLRMSGVANPTFEHFDVETNEKAKQAFMFLHANMDEFFASLTESEWQETLHYKNMRGDAFSTTREEMLFTIVNHASYHRGQVTSLLRQFGKEGIALDYIYYQKENR, from the coding sequence ATGAATAAAGACAAATTATTCTCATATCACAAATGGGCGTCACAGGCATGCCTAGAACACGTTCAAACGTTGGGAGAAGAGTATTATATAAAAGAAGGAGCTAATTCTTTTTCTTCTATTCAAGAAACGACCGAACATGTACTAGGGGTAGAGAAATTGTGGTTACTACGAATGTCTGGAGTGGCAAATCCTACATTTGAACATTTTGATGTAGAAACTAATGAAAAAGCAAAACAAGCCTTTATGTTCCTACATGCTAACATGGACGAGTTTTTTGCTTCTTTAACAGAGTCAGAGTGGCAAGAAACACTTCACTATAAAAATATGCGTGGCGATGCGTTTTCTACAACTAGAGAAGAAATGCTATTTACAATTGTCAATCATGCAAGCTATCACAGAGGACAGGTTACATCTTTGCTCCGACAATTCGGCAAAGAGGGAATCGCACTTGACTATATTTATTATCAAAAAGAAAACCGCTGA